In Pleomorphomonas sp. T1.2MG-36, a single window of DNA contains:
- a CDS encoding MlaD family protein produces MESRANYAVIGGFVLVMLTLALAFLGWLSNAGESQRQAEIRVVFSGAVTGLSTGSGVLFNGIKIGEVRELRLDEKDPRTVIAIIRVNREVPLKTDTRAMLSYQGLTGAATLQLEGGSRNAPGVFDVAPDGMPTMLGEISPFQDILESARNVLTRADSAMAAIDDFVTENGPAFNRTVNNVEKFSAALADNSDNISKAMGSISSAADSIGDISRDLKGAAAQVTRILNAVDPTRVTEITERLTDSSERLTAVLERAKVIADGIDPAAVNSVVNNIADAAKTLDETVAQAKAILTAVDPQEVDRLVASITATSDELRATAARADELLAAVDTEKVRSVVSAVDTASQNIAAASGSLGMVVDDARQTLGAARGVVEAVDPAKVRSTVTDVSDFAAMLKGYKPQLDAIMADVNRASASLANLGNTIDARTPDVDRIVRDTRTLAEQLNGIAARADGVLQKVDGYVTGDGQGLVAEATAAAKSIREIADKLNEQVGPITANVSRFSSRGLDSVVALADQGRQALARLDRVLQGVEKNPQQFIFGGPGVPQYAPRR; encoded by the coding sequence ATGGAATCTCGGGCCAACTATGCGGTGATCGGCGGCTTCGTCCTGGTCATGCTGACGCTCGCCCTCGCGTTCCTCGGCTGGCTCAGCAATGCCGGCGAGAGCCAGCGGCAAGCCGAGATCCGCGTGGTGTTTTCCGGGGCGGTGACGGGGCTCTCGACCGGGTCGGGGGTGCTGTTCAACGGCATCAAGATCGGTGAGGTGAGGGAGCTCAGGCTCGACGAGAAGGACCCACGCACCGTCATCGCCATCATCCGCGTGAACCGCGAGGTGCCGCTCAAGACCGATACCCGCGCCATGCTGTCCTACCAGGGGCTGACCGGCGCGGCGACGCTTCAGCTGGAGGGCGGCTCGCGCAACGCGCCAGGGGTGTTCGATGTGGCGCCCGACGGCATGCCGACCATGCTGGGCGAGATTTCGCCGTTCCAGGACATTCTCGAAAGTGCCCGCAACGTGCTGACGCGCGCCGACAGCGCCATGGCGGCGATCGACGATTTCGTGACCGAGAACGGCCCCGCCTTCAATCGTACCGTCAACAACGTCGAGAAGTTCTCGGCGGCGCTCGCCGACAATTCCGACAACATTTCCAAGGCGATGGGGTCGATCTCGTCGGCGGCCGACTCCATCGGCGACATCTCGCGCGACCTCAAGGGCGCGGCGGCGCAGGTGACGCGTATCCTCAACGCCGTCGACCCCACCCGGGTGACGGAGATTACCGAACGGCTTACCGATTCGTCCGAACGGCTGACCGCCGTTCTGGAGCGCGCCAAGGTCATCGCCGACGGCATCGATCCGGCGGCCGTCAACAGCGTGGTCAACAACATCGCCGACGCCGCAAAGACGCTCGACGAGACGGTGGCCCAGGCCAAGGCCATCCTGACGGCGGTCGATCCGCAGGAGGTCGACCGTCTGGTGGCAAGCATCACCGCCACGTCCGACGAGTTGCGCGCCACCGCCGCGCGGGCCGACGAACTGCTGGCGGCGGTCGATACCGAGAAGGTGCGCTCGGTGGTGTCGGCGGTCGACACGGCGTCGCAGAACATCGCGGCGGCGTCCGGCTCGCTCGGCATGGTGGTCGACGACGCGCGCCAGACGCTGGGCGCGGCACGAGGCGTCGTCGAGGCGGTCGATCCGGCGAAGGTGCGCTCGACGGTGACCGACGTCAGCGACTTCGCCGCCATGCTCAAGGGCTACAAGCCGCAGCTCGATGCCATCATGGCCGATGTCAACCGCGCGTCGGCCAGCCTTGCCAATCTCGGCAATACCATCGATGCCCGCACGCCCGACGTCGATCGCATCGTCCGTGATACACGCACGCTTGCCGAGCAACTGAACGGCATCGCCGCGCGCGCCGACGGCGTTCTCCAGAAGGTGGACGGCTACGTCACCGGCGACGGGCAAGGGCTGGTCGCCGAGGCGACGGCGGCGGCGAAGTCGATCCGCGAAATTGCCGACAAGCTGAATGAGCAGGTGGGGCCGATCACCGCCAATGTGTCGAGGTTCTCCAGCCGAGGGCTCGACAGCGTGGTGGCGCTGGCCGATCAGGGACGACAGGCGCTGGCGAGGCTTGACCGGGTGCTGCAAGGCGTCGAAAAGAATCCGCAGCAGTTCATCTTCGGCGGGCCGGGCGTGCCCCAGTACGCACCGCGCCGGTAG
- a CDS encoding BufA1 family periplasmic bufferin-type metallophore produces the protein MLKASITTTLLAGAITSALATLASASPLTQAEADAATAAHKEKCYGVALKGQNDCAAGPGTTCQGTSMMDFQGNAWKFVQGGTCASLELPGGRHGSLMPLDRDI, from the coding sequence ATGCTGAAGGCTTCGATCACCACGACCCTTCTTGCCGGCGCGATCACCTCGGCCCTCGCCACCCTGGCGAGCGCAAGTCCCCTGACCCAGGCCGAGGCCGACGCTGCGACCGCCGCCCACAAGGAGAAGTGCTACGGCGTGGCGCTCAAGGGCCAGAATGACTGCGCCGCCGGTCCGGGAACCACCTGCCAGGGAACGTCGATGATGGACTTCCAGGGCAACGCCTGGAAGTTCGTGCAGGGCGGCACCTGCGCCTCGCTGGAGCTGCCGGGCGGCCGCCACGGCTCGCTCATGCCGCTCGACCGCGACATCTAG
- a CDS encoding ABC transporter permease: MRSADGARDDVTVLGIAGDWTVETVGKLLPSIADKVAPGRHLVFDGSDLGRFDTAGAWVLVGLMRQQEEAGGSSEFKDFSRSAAALIAEIDPLGREQLPPPPRANPITWTLEEVGRGAAGIVDDAYLLLATLGETSVAFLDVLLFRRRMRWAALFNNISRASIQAVPIIALMSFLIGMIIAQQGGFYLSTYGADLLVVDLVGVLTCREIGVLLTAIMIAGRSGAAYTAEIGSMKMREEVDALKVLGLSPVEVLVLPRLLALVIALPILTLVSDLASLAGAWVVGLFYIGIPTDVFLERLKAALTVTHVLIGLTKAPFMAGIIGLIAAVEGMKVKGSAESLGEHTTAAVVKAIFMVVVTDGVFAMIFAMIGI; this comes from the coding sequence GTGCGGTCGGCAGATGGGGCGCGGGACGACGTGACGGTGCTTGGCATCGCTGGCGACTGGACGGTGGAAACCGTCGGCAAGCTGCTGCCTTCCATCGCCGACAAGGTGGCGCCCGGCCGGCATCTGGTGTTCGACGGCAGCGATCTCGGTCGGTTCGACACCGCCGGCGCCTGGGTGCTCGTCGGCCTGATGCGCCAGCAGGAAGAGGCCGGCGGCTCGTCCGAGTTCAAGGACTTTTCCAGGTCGGCGGCGGCGCTGATCGCCGAGATCGACCCGCTCGGCCGCGAGCAGTTGCCGCCGCCGCCGCGCGCCAACCCGATCACCTGGACGCTGGAGGAAGTCGGCCGCGGCGCGGCGGGGATCGTCGACGACGCCTATCTGCTTCTCGCCACGCTGGGCGAGACGTCGGTCGCCTTCCTCGATGTGCTGCTCTTCAGGCGGCGCATGCGCTGGGCGGCCCTGTTCAACAACATCAGCCGCGCCTCGATCCAGGCGGTGCCGATCATCGCGCTGATGAGCTTTCTGATCGGCATGATCATCGCGCAGCAAGGTGGCTTCTACCTGTCCACCTACGGCGCCGATCTCCTTGTGGTCGATCTCGTCGGCGTGCTCACCTGCCGCGAGATCGGCGTCCTCCTGACCGCCATCATGATCGCCGGCCGCTCGGGCGCGGCCTACACCGCCGAGATCGGCTCGATGAAGATGCGCGAGGAGGTCGATGCGCTGAAGGTGCTTGGCCTGTCGCCGGTGGAAGTGCTGGTGCTGCCCCGTCTCCTGGCGCTGGTCATCGCGCTGCCGATTCTGACCCTGGTTTCCGACCTCGCGTCGCTGGCCGGCGCCTGGGTGGTCGGCCTGTTCTACATCGGCATCCCCACCGATGTGTTTCTCGAGCGCCTCAAGGCTGCTCTGACGGTGACCCACGTGCTGATCGGTCTCACCAAGGCGCCGTTCATGGCCGGCATCATCGGCCTGATCGCCGCCGTCGAGGGCATGAAGGTAAAGGGCTCGGCCGAGTCGCTTGGCGAGCACACCACGGCGGCGGTGGTGAAAGCCATCTTCATGGTGGTGGTCACCGACGGCGTTTTCGCCATGATCTTCGCGATGATCGGAATCTGA
- a CDS encoding DUF1109 domain-containing protein yields MQTDDLIELLAKDAKVRVRFAHVFLIALAIGLAVSTGLLLSTYGVRDNMADAIGTPRVQFKLGLTLLLALTSTRLAFLIGKPGISLRSAGLSLLWPLLLLLGGIATELIVLPQGAWEPSLKGQHWSFCLVFVPTLAAAPLAALLYSVRQGAPENPGLAGALAGLSAGGIAAAIYAWHCPDDSPLFVATWYTIAISMVTATGFLLGRRVLRW; encoded by the coding sequence GTGCAAACGGATGACCTGATCGAACTGCTGGCGAAGGATGCGAAGGTACGCGTCCGCTTCGCACACGTGTTCCTGATCGCGCTGGCGATCGGCTTGGCGGTCTCCACCGGCTTGCTGCTATCGACCTATGGCGTTCGGGACAACATGGCCGACGCCATCGGGACGCCGCGCGTCCAGTTCAAGCTCGGCCTCACCCTGCTGCTGGCGCTCACCTCGACGCGCCTGGCCTTCCTGATCGGCAAGCCGGGGATCTCCCTGCGCTCGGCGGGCCTTTCGCTTCTCTGGCCGCTCCTGCTCCTGCTGGGCGGCATCGCGACCGAGCTGATCGTCCTGCCGCAAGGCGCCTGGGAGCCGAGCCTGAAAGGGCAGCACTGGAGTTTCTGCCTCGTCTTCGTGCCCACCCTTGCAGCGGCACCCCTCGCCGCCCTGCTCTACTCCGTCCGCCAGGGCGCTCCGGAAAACCCTGGGCTGGCCGGCGCGTTGGCGGGCCTTTCGGCCGGCGGCATCGCGGCCGCCATCTATGCCTGGCACTGCCCCGACGACAGCCCGCTGTTCGTGGCGACCTGGTACACCATCGCCATATCCATGGTGACGGCGACGGGCTTCCTGCTCGGCCGACGCGTTTTGCGCTGGTGA
- a CDS encoding DoxX family protein, which yields MSSLPESMPRQDARFSFATLVASADGVVGRMAQPDIVPAILRLALAVPFWRSGILKWEGFLQLNETAVYLFGQEFMLHLPGGPYPFPAPEAMAFLSGGGEVVLPVLLVLGLGTRFAALGLMLMTAVIQATVPDGWPIHLTWAAMALALMRHGPGRLSLDRAIARIARLSARRS from the coding sequence ATGTCGAGCCTGCCTGAATCAATGCCGCGCCAAGACGCCCGTTTTTCCTTCGCGACGCTCGTGGCATCGGCCGATGGTGTCGTCGGCAGGATGGCGCAGCCGGATATCGTGCCGGCCATCCTCCGCCTCGCTCTCGCCGTGCCCTTCTGGCGGTCCGGCATTCTGAAATGGGAGGGCTTCCTGCAACTGAACGAAACGGCGGTCTATCTGTTCGGCCAGGAGTTCATGTTGCACCTGCCGGGAGGTCCCTACCCCTTCCCGGCGCCGGAAGCGATGGCGTTCCTGTCCGGCGGCGGCGAGGTCGTCCTTCCGGTGCTGCTCGTTCTTGGGCTGGGCACTCGCTTCGCCGCTCTCGGCCTCATGTTGATGACGGCCGTCATCCAGGCCACGGTTCCCGATGGCTGGCCGATCCATCTCACCTGGGCTGCGATGGCGCTTGCCCTCATGCGCCACGGACCCGGACGCCTCTCGCTCGACAGGGCGATCGCGAGGATCGCCCGCCTGAGCGCTCGTCGATCGTGA
- a CDS encoding ABC-type transport auxiliary lipoprotein family protein — protein sequence MVSAAALCLAFALAGCSTLGLASTPKPDDIYDLAAPTAFDGATKRSSAQLLVPLPSASDALASEQIAVRSHGGSISYLPGVSWSDELPPLVQTIMVRAFENSGRIKAVGKPGESLAIDDQVIVDIRAFELDVTGSPMARVTLGVKLLDERTGKVRANRVFDVTRPASSDRPKDAIAAIDQATSAAVADVVVWTASAL from the coding sequence ATGGTTTCCGCCGCGGCGCTCTGCCTGGCGTTCGCGCTCGCCGGCTGTTCGACGCTTGGCCTGGCAAGCACGCCCAAGCCCGACGACATCTATGATCTTGCCGCGCCCACGGCCTTCGACGGCGCGACCAAGCGGTCTTCGGCCCAGCTTCTCGTGCCGCTGCCGAGCGCCAGCGATGCGCTCGCCTCGGAGCAAATTGCCGTGCGTTCCCATGGCGGATCGATCTCGTACCTGCCGGGCGTGTCCTGGTCGGACGAGCTGCCGCCGCTGGTTCAGACGATCATGGTCCGGGCCTTCGAGAACTCCGGCCGGATCAAGGCGGTCGGCAAGCCGGGCGAGAGCCTGGCCATCGACGATCAGGTGATCGTCGACATTCGCGCCTTCGAGCTGGACGTCACCGGCTCGCCGATGGCGCGCGTCACCCTGGGCGTCAAGCTGCTGGACGAGCGGACCGGCAAGGTGCGGGCGAACCGCGTCTTCGACGTCACCCGTCCCGCGTCCTCCGACCGCCCGAAGGACGCCATCGCGGCGATCGATCAGGCCACTTCCGCGGCTGTGGCCGACGTGGTGGTCTGGACGGCGTCGGCGCTGTAG
- the bufB gene encoding MNIO family bufferin maturase, with protein sequence MATIERMTGSSTKADAPLRFPAFSPAGQAGTSFKPEHLPVIIAETASQGFFEVHAENYMGSGGPPHRALERVRRDHPLSLHGVCMSLGGPQPLDREHLARFRRLVDRYEPALVSEHLAWSTHLGTYLNDLLPLPYTSATLSRVCDHVDEMQTAIGRTILLENPSTYVLFAASSMSETEFIREISRRTGCGLLLDINNVFVSATNHGFSALNYLGDFPLSQVGEIHLAGHAEQEDDEGDLLLIDSHDGPVADAVWRLYELVIARRGPIPTLIEWDSQIPAWPVLRAEASAAQAILDRHAQGEPSHAFG encoded by the coding sequence ATGGCCACGATCGAAAGGATGACCGGCTCTTCCACAAAGGCTGATGCCCCGCTCCGCTTTCCGGCATTTTCTCCGGCCGGACAGGCAGGAACGAGCTTCAAGCCGGAACACCTCCCGGTCATCATCGCGGAGACCGCCTCCCAAGGCTTCTTCGAAGTGCATGCCGAGAACTACATGGGTAGCGGCGGGCCTCCGCATCGGGCGCTCGAAAGGGTACGACGGGATCATCCCCTCTCGCTGCACGGCGTCTGCATGTCGCTCGGCGGGCCGCAGCCGCTCGACAGGGAGCACCTCGCCCGCTTCCGGCGCCTCGTCGACCGATACGAGCCGGCGCTGGTCTCCGAGCATCTGGCCTGGTCTACCCACCTCGGCACCTATCTGAACGACCTGCTGCCGCTGCCCTACACAAGCGCGACGCTGTCCCGCGTCTGCGACCATGTCGATGAAATGCAGACCGCGATCGGCCGTACGATCCTCTTGGAGAACCCTTCGACCTACGTGCTGTTCGCGGCCTCCTCGATGAGCGAAACCGAGTTCATCCGGGAGATCTCGCGGCGAACCGGCTGCGGTCTGCTCCTCGACATCAACAACGTCTTCGTCTCGGCCACCAACCACGGCTTTTCGGCACTCAACTACCTCGGCGACTTCCCGCTGTCGCAGGTCGGCGAAATCCATCTGGCCGGTCATGCCGAGCAGGAAGACGACGAGGGCGACCTGCTGCTGATCGACAGCCACGACGGACCGGTCGCCGACGCCGTCTGGCGCCTCTACGAGCTCGTGATTGCCCGCCGGGGTCCAATCCCCACGCTGATCGAGTGGGACAGCCAGATTCCCGCGTGGCCCGTACTGCGCGCCGAGGCGAGTGCCGCGCAAGCCATCCTTGATCGCCATGCCCAAGGAGAGCCGTCCCATGCGTTCGGCTGA
- the dgcA gene encoding N-acetyl-D-Glu racemase DgcA → MRKLSIAVERFPIAGTFTISRGSKTEAVVVEATISDGAVSGRGEGVPYAHYGETVESVMSQIESVRDFIEKGGDRFALRETMAPGAARNALDCALIDLEAKATHRGVAHLLGLPPLEPVNTAFTISLDSVEAMAAAAKSANDRPTLKVKLGGDGGRERLVAIRRAAPRSRIIVDANEGWTPEIFPEMMEACIELGVAMIEQPLPAGADDYLDEAKRPVPVCADESAHTTADIKRLVGRYDAVNVKLDKTGGLTEALDMIASAEEEGLIVMVGCMVSSSLAMAPAFVAAQRAQYADIDGPLLLARDRLPGLMFSGSIVHPPYPDLWG, encoded by the coding sequence TTGCGTAAGCTCAGCATAGCCGTCGAGAGGTTTCCCATCGCCGGCACCTTCACCATCTCCCGCGGCTCCAAGACGGAGGCGGTCGTCGTGGAGGCCACCATCAGCGATGGCGCCGTGTCGGGACGAGGCGAAGGCGTTCCCTATGCGCACTACGGCGAAACCGTCGAAAGCGTCATGTCGCAAATCGAGAGCGTCCGCGACTTCATCGAGAAGGGGGGCGACCGCTTCGCCCTGCGCGAGACCATGGCGCCCGGCGCGGCGCGCAATGCCCTCGACTGTGCGCTGATCGATCTTGAGGCCAAGGCAACCCACCGCGGCGTCGCTCACCTCCTGGGCCTGCCGCCGCTCGAACCGGTCAACACGGCCTTCACCATTTCGCTCGACAGCGTCGAGGCCATGGCCGCCGCCGCCAAATCGGCCAACGATCGGCCGACGCTGAAGGTGAAGCTCGGCGGCGATGGCGGCCGCGAGCGCCTCGTCGCCATTCGCCGGGCCGCCCCCCGCAGCCGCATCATCGTCGATGCCAACGAGGGCTGGACGCCGGAAATCTTCCCCGAAATGATGGAAGCCTGCATCGAACTCGGCGTCGCCATGATCGAGCAGCCGCTGCCGGCCGGCGCCGACGACTATCTCGACGAGGCCAAGCGGCCGGTGCCGGTCTGTGCCGACGAGAGCGCCCACACCACCGCCGACATCAAGCGGCTGGTCGGCCGCTACGACGCCGTCAACGTCAAGCTCGACAAGACCGGCGGCCTCACCGAGGCGCTGGACATGATCGCCTCCGCCGAGGAGGAAGGGTTGATCGTCATGGTCGGCTGCATGGTATCGAGCTCGCTCGCCATGGCGCCGGCCTTCGTCGCCGCCCAGCGCGCCCAGTATGCCGACATCGATGGCCCGCTTCTGCTCGCCCGCGATCGCCTGCCCGGCCTGATGTTCTCCGGGTCCATCGTCCATCCGCCCTACCCAGACCTCTGGGGCTGA
- a CDS encoding HvfC/BufC N-terminal domain-containing protein, producing the protein MRSADILPLQPNGPDFGIDYAGPFSAALLAPGRSVPTLVTGPRGKRAEARYNVYRNNVTVSLIDALASIFPAVERITGSDFFRAMARFHVRETPPASPLLFEYGRAFPDFIDCYDHAADMPWLSDVARIERLWLDSYHAADAPTLKAETLSNVPPEKLDGLVFTPHPATRLISSVHPAVTIFAANRSAGPVCRVEDRPEGGLITRLDDEVTIRLLPSGNLAFLNALLGGESLAAAADAALAADPAFDLSGAICEMIAAGAFSRAETEVSDVEPA; encoded by the coding sequence ATGCGTTCGGCTGACATCCTCCCACTCCAGCCCAACGGGCCCGACTTCGGGATCGACTACGCCGGGCCGTTCTCGGCCGCGCTGCTTGCCCCCGGCAGGTCTGTTCCCACACTGGTAACGGGACCACGCGGCAAACGAGCCGAGGCGCGCTACAACGTCTATCGCAACAACGTCACCGTCAGCCTGATCGACGCCCTGGCCTCGATCTTTCCGGCGGTCGAGCGCATCACGGGGTCGGATTTCTTCCGCGCCATGGCCCGCTTCCATGTGCGGGAGACACCTCCCGCCTCACCGCTGCTGTTCGAATACGGGCGAGCCTTTCCGGATTTCATCGACTGCTACGACCATGCGGCGGACATGCCCTGGCTTTCGGACGTGGCGCGGATCGAGCGTTTGTGGCTCGACAGCTATCACGCCGCCGACGCCCCCACCCTCAAGGCCGAGACGCTGTCGAACGTGCCGCCCGAGAAGCTGGACGGGCTGGTCTTCACCCCGCATCCGGCGACGCGGCTGATCTCCTCGGTCCATCCGGCCGTCACCATCTTCGCGGCAAATCGGAGCGCCGGCCCCGTCTGTCGTGTGGAGGATCGGCCCGAGGGCGGGTTGATCACGCGGCTCGACGACGAGGTGACCATTCGTCTCCTCCCCTCCGGCAATCTCGCGTTCCTCAACGCGCTGCTGGGTGGAGAGAGCCTGGCAGCCGCCGCCGACGCGGCCCTCGCAGCCGACCCCGCCTTCGATCTGTCCGGCGCCATCTGCGAGATGATCGCCGCCGGCGCCTTCTCCCGCGCCGAGACGGAGGTCTCCGATGTCGAGCCTGCCTGA
- a CDS encoding MFS transporter — MIGRFAPAYLMSAFYAIAFFVNGVMTPFFPVLLQVKGLSGEQIAFVLATPQVMRMFTMPVVSGLSDRAGDRRHVMAGVIGLTLGFALLFGLAKGDVAVMAVGAVLLVLSYCVGPLADAFAMIMDRHGLGEYGKMRLWGSVSFILGNVVGGYAMDHSGSMAVYVLVLFGFTVAMLSTVAIPPPPPATTQASAAALTVLRKPAFLAVLLGHAVNQAGHAALYSFGTILWRANGFSDLTIGIFWAIGVIAEIILFAVAGRLFRVVSPLKLMAGGAVIGCLRWLLFSLDLPLLPTLALQVMHAGSFALAHIGLMRFLREVVPTERAASAQGTFVIFNGLAMALGTALAGRLVPTLGSDTYVVMSIFPILGLIILTAAGGGARRLPAHDATTTVSVAAGEPAAR; from the coding sequence ATGATCGGGCGATTTGCCCCCGCCTATTTGATGAGCGCCTTCTACGCCATCGCTTTTTTCGTCAATGGAGTGATGACGCCATTCTTTCCGGTCCTGCTGCAGGTCAAGGGGCTGAGCGGCGAACAGATCGCCTTCGTGCTGGCGACGCCGCAGGTGATGCGCATGTTCACCATGCCGGTGGTGAGCGGCCTGTCGGACCGCGCCGGCGACCGGCGCCACGTGATGGCCGGCGTCATTGGCCTGACGCTCGGCTTCGCCCTGTTGTTCGGCCTTGCCAAGGGCGATGTCGCGGTGATGGCGGTCGGTGCCGTCCTTCTGGTGTTGTCCTACTGCGTCGGGCCGCTGGCCGATGCCTTCGCCATGATCATGGATCGCCACGGCCTCGGCGAGTATGGCAAGATGCGGCTCTGGGGCTCGGTGTCCTTCATCCTGGGCAACGTCGTGGGCGGCTATGCCATGGACCATTCCGGGTCGATGGCGGTCTACGTCCTGGTGCTGTTCGGCTTCACCGTGGCCATGCTGTCGACGGTTGCCATTCCTCCGCCTCCGCCGGCCACCACCCAAGCCTCGGCGGCGGCGCTGACCGTGCTGCGCAAGCCGGCCTTCCTCGCCGTGCTGCTCGGGCACGCCGTCAACCAGGCGGGGCATGCGGCGCTCTACAGCTTCGGCACCATCCTCTGGCGCGCCAACGGCTTTTCCGACCTCACCATCGGCATATTCTGGGCGATCGGCGTCATTGCCGAGATCATTCTGTTCGCGGTGGCCGGCCGGTTGTTCCGCGTCGTCTCGCCGCTGAAACTGATGGCCGGCGGCGCGGTGATCGGCTGCCTCCGCTGGCTGCTGTTCTCGCTGGACCTGCCGCTGTTGCCGACGCTGGCGCTGCAGGTGATGCACGCCGGCTCCTTCGCACTCGCCCATATCGGGCTGATGCGCTTCCTGCGCGAGGTGGTGCCGACCGAGCGCGCCGCCTCGGCGCAGGGCACCTTCGTCATCTTCAACGGTCTTGCCATGGCGCTCGGCACGGCACTGGCCGGGCGGCTGGTGCCGACGCTCGGCTCGGACACCTATGTGGTGATGTCGATTTTCCCGATCCTCGGCCTGATCATCCTGACCGCGGCCGGCGGCGGCGCCCGTCGCCTGCCGGCCCACGACGCGACGACGACCGTCAGCGTCGCGGCAGGGGAGCCCGCCGCCCGCTGA
- a CDS encoding ABC transporter ATP-binding protein, which produces MNGVAERQDGEREAVISARGLVVGFSGEPVLDGLDIDVWRGEVLGVVGGSGTGKSVLLRTIIGLNRRSAGTIEVFGKDFDGMSGQARQDIGRRWGVLFQQGALFSSLTVLQNVAVPLREHMRLPDTLADELARLKIELAGLPADACAKYPAELSGGMIKRAALARALALDPDIVFLDEPTAGLDPIGAAEFDQLILKLRDTLGLTVFMVTHDLDSLVTITDRIAVLGNRRVLVDGTFAELKSFDHPWVRAYFNGPRAEHFTFG; this is translated from the coding sequence ATGAACGGCGTGGCGGAGCGACAGGATGGAGAGCGGGAGGCGGTGATCAGCGCCCGAGGTCTCGTGGTTGGTTTCTCCGGCGAACCGGTGCTCGACGGCCTCGATATCGATGTCTGGCGCGGCGAGGTCCTGGGTGTCGTCGGCGGTTCGGGCACCGGCAAGTCGGTGCTGCTCAGAACGATCATCGGCCTCAACCGGCGCTCGGCCGGCACCATCGAGGTATTCGGCAAGGATTTCGACGGCATGTCAGGCCAGGCGCGGCAGGATATCGGCCGGCGCTGGGGTGTGCTGTTCCAGCAGGGCGCCTTGTTTTCCTCGCTCACCGTGTTGCAGAACGTGGCGGTGCCGCTTCGCGAGCACATGCGGCTGCCCGACACGCTGGCCGACGAGCTGGCGCGGCTGAAGATCGAGTTGGCAGGTCTGCCGGCCGATGCCTGCGCCAAGTACCCGGCGGAACTGTCGGGCGGCATGATCAAGCGCGCCGCCTTGGCGCGGGCGCTGGCGCTCGACCCCGACATCGTCTTCCTCGACGAGCCGACGGCCGGACTCGATCCGATCGGCGCGGCCGAGTTCGACCAGTTGATCCTCAAACTGCGTGACACACTCGGCCTGACGGTGTTCATGGTCACGCACGACCTCGACAGTCTCGTCACCATCACCGACCGTATCGCCGTCCTGGGCAACCGTCGCGTTCTCGTCGACGGGACATTCGCCGAGCTGAAATCCTTCGACCACCCATGGGTGCGCGCCTACTTCAACGGTCCGCGCGCCGAGCACTTTACCTTCGGATAG
- a CDS encoding sigma-70 family RNA polymerase sigma factor, whose amino-acid sequence MNHSAREEEWAAWMSAAMAGDTLAYHRFLKAVTPYLRSVARRRCDQYGAPPSEVEDVVQEVLLAVHLKRGTWDVSRPVGPWLSSIVRNKLIDSLRRRGRHVSIPIDDVMETLESIPQAEATEQIDVDRLVDGLRNPQREIVRSISLGGAGIRETAERLQMTEGAVRVALHRALKGLAALYRSDGRANG is encoded by the coding sequence ATGAACCATTCGGCCCGGGAAGAGGAATGGGCGGCCTGGATGAGTGCGGCGATGGCCGGCGACACGCTGGCCTATCACCGCTTCCTGAAGGCCGTGACGCCCTATCTCCGGTCGGTCGCCCGACGCCGATGCGATCAGTACGGCGCCCCGCCGAGCGAGGTTGAAGACGTGGTGCAGGAGGTCCTGCTGGCCGTTCACCTGAAGCGCGGAACCTGGGACGTCTCACGCCCCGTCGGTCCATGGTTGTCGTCCATCGTGCGCAACAAGCTGATCGACAGCCTGCGTCGGCGCGGCCGCCACGTCAGCATTCCGATCGATGACGTGATGGAAACCCTTGAATCCATACCCCAGGCAGAAGCGACCGAGCAGATCGATGTCGATCGCCTGGTCGACGGCCTGCGGAACCCACAGCGCGAGATCGTGCGATCCATCTCGCTCGGCGGTGCCGGCATTCGCGAAACGGCCGAGCGACTGCAAATGACGGAAGGCGCCGTACGGGTGGCACTGCATCGGGCGTTGAAAGGGCTGGCCGCCCTCTATCGGAGCGACGGACGTGCAAACGGATGA